The following coding sequences are from one Paraburkholderia phytofirmans PsJN window:
- a CDS encoding tyrosine-type recombinase/integrase yields the protein MRIFYTSDEFAYKGYACPGIPFLCEDDMEFVLEVNDYLLWIALENASTGSPATWKSHAESLYDFFSWLRVNQLAWDSRPQKGRQGEEITTLAIYRNWSLDLSDPRTGRQQIQASTVRKRLTHIMAFYKWAARRGRIDFIPWETRGYVFAPQVHPDMYRHARAGRVVERDNVRPTVRKKLIPLLTVNQCRALLKACTTGTLQLMTKLMLQTGLRNAECRTFPKKYVFDPSPAARNRRIPINLDPADMELKNGNARRVYVSWHLMKDLFDYLNFGEGASRSRAFFNITGQFSPVLFLNQGGTRWSEKGLNNAYRKLWAPPTLSSPVLDFRVTPHMLRHTFATCELFAESQRVNLGHALAWVRDRLGHSSISTTTRYVHCLDLFGETDLNEYQIEIDGLLIGGEA from the coding sequence ATGAGAATCTTCTATACCAGCGATGAGTTTGCCTACAAGGGGTACGCGTGTCCGGGAATTCCATTCCTCTGTGAGGACGACATGGAATTCGTCCTGGAGGTCAACGACTACCTTCTCTGGATTGCGTTAGAGAACGCCAGCACGGGCAGTCCAGCGACGTGGAAGAGTCACGCCGAATCGCTCTACGATTTCTTTTCGTGGCTTCGGGTGAATCAACTGGCGTGGGATTCGAGGCCGCAGAAGGGACGGCAGGGCGAAGAGATCACCACGCTCGCAATTTACCGGAACTGGTCGCTTGATCTATCTGATCCGCGGACAGGCAGGCAACAGATCCAGGCGAGTACTGTCCGCAAGCGCCTGACGCACATCATGGCGTTCTATAAATGGGCGGCACGTCGCGGGCGAATCGATTTCATTCCGTGGGAAACGAGAGGTTATGTATTTGCCCCGCAAGTTCATCCTGACATGTATCGCCACGCCCGCGCCGGGCGTGTCGTAGAGAGAGACAATGTTCGCCCCACAGTGCGAAAGAAGCTCATTCCGCTGCTTACGGTCAACCAGTGCCGTGCCCTGTTAAAAGCATGTACGACAGGAACACTTCAACTGATGACGAAGCTGATGTTGCAAACCGGTCTGCGAAATGCGGAATGCAGGACATTTCCAAAGAAGTATGTTTTTGATCCGTCGCCAGCCGCACGGAACCGGCGAATTCCGATAAATCTTGATCCTGCGGACATGGAACTCAAGAACGGCAACGCTCGCCGTGTTTATGTCTCATGGCACCTTATGAAGGACCTGTTCGACTACCTTAATTTCGGCGAGGGGGCATCTCGTTCAAGAGCATTTTTCAACATCACCGGGCAGTTCTCGCCCGTTCTGTTTCTCAATCAGGGTGGTACCCGGTGGAGTGAGAAGGGGCTGAACAACGCGTACCGGAAGCTATGGGCGCCGCCGACATTGTCGTCGCCCGTGCTTGATTTCAGGGTGACGCCTCACATGCTGAGGCATACGTTTGCGACATGCGAACTGTTCGCCGAAAGCCAGCGCGTAAATCTCGGCCACGCACTGGCGTGGGTACGTGATCGTCTTGGCCATAGCTCGATCAGTACCACGACCCGCTATGTCCACTGTCTTGATCTGTTCGGGGAGACTGACCTGAACGAGTACCAGATTGAAATCGACGGTCTCCTTATTGGAGGTGAAGCATGA
- a CDS encoding site-specific integrase → MTNTARHLVDIQSTAASAIPDLVICQRGELVVSRFGDPLWDLSPYIHTRNTRGTAIRFDVEFHDGSVLTDDRHECLLHSARWFLYERWRVKGPRSGRNISAKTLFNNWSQLRLLLKWMVRNGVPSFAEMSPERCISYANESKEVLKDSSRNISLQILTTYYDLRDRLIDQLPAYPWGNSSSFLLVKGRKPSRRRIVGDAMTEVVPARLLQIIVQRALEYVEKHADTLLDARDEIIRIRELEYRKLVEVHRTRYPNGFASIYKSEDQYLAIRLGHLAAPRSREVVCRHGFDSPNHLNEQLLYLRTACYIVCAAFSGMRDSELASLEVGCFSSRDGFDGEIFCWLTGTTYKLERHPRPAEWMVPGVVGKAVAVATRLGAPSRKAADAMIADLEVALGSPSLLGPAHRAMVKMLQECKRHRNALLIVEKEKGKSRSFGGATATNALRAFASLAGAVVAQQDMEGVRDHETVEVGKPWPLTAHQFRRTFAVFVARNLMGDVRYLREHFKHWSIDMTLYYSRQEAGVESSVIDQIMFERDELQAAILEKWISSERPLSGGGGQRIVAFRDRQEVKTVSNMQDFCRRLGEDVFIRGTGHSWCLASGSGCGGHGLYDAMRCTSCSEGVIDDSHIQIWQGIRNQQIEVLNCSDIGMASRQRCIDHLEAAERVLIDLGVAIEPHLVADRHSSRELLS, encoded by the coding sequence ATGACTAACACAGCAAGACACCTGGTTGATATTCAATCAACCGCGGCTTCCGCTATTCCAGATCTTGTCATCTGTCAGCGCGGCGAGCTTGTGGTATCCCGCTTCGGGGATCCTTTGTGGGACCTGTCGCCGTACATCCACACGCGCAACACACGGGGCACGGCGATCCGCTTCGATGTCGAGTTTCACGACGGTTCGGTTCTGACGGACGATCGTCATGAATGCCTTCTGCATTCGGCAAGGTGGTTCCTGTATGAGCGCTGGCGCGTCAAGGGGCCACGTTCTGGCAGGAACATTTCCGCGAAGACCCTCTTTAACAACTGGAGTCAGCTGCGCCTGTTGCTCAAATGGATGGTCCGCAATGGCGTCCCCTCATTTGCCGAGATGTCACCGGAGCGCTGCATTTCGTATGCGAACGAGTCAAAAGAGGTGCTCAAAGACAGCTCTCGCAATATCAGCCTGCAGATCCTGACCACGTACTACGATCTTCGCGATCGCCTGATTGATCAATTGCCAGCATATCCGTGGGGAAATTCCTCTTCGTTTCTCCTTGTCAAGGGCAGGAAGCCGTCTCGCAGAAGGATTGTCGGTGACGCCATGACCGAGGTCGTTCCGGCGAGGTTGCTGCAAATCATCGTTCAGAGAGCACTTGAGTACGTCGAGAAGCACGCTGACACGTTGCTGGATGCACGGGATGAAATTATCCGGATTCGGGAGCTGGAGTACCGGAAGCTGGTTGAGGTGCATCGCACACGCTACCCGAATGGATTTGCGAGCATCTACAAGAGCGAGGATCAGTACCTGGCGATCCGCCTTGGACATCTTGCGGCACCACGATCGAGGGAAGTTGTTTGCCGACACGGATTCGATTCGCCGAACCATCTGAATGAGCAACTCCTTTACCTGCGTACAGCCTGTTACATCGTGTGTGCGGCATTCTCTGGCATGAGGGATTCCGAGCTGGCGTCGCTGGAAGTGGGCTGTTTCTCAAGTAGAGACGGGTTTGATGGAGAAATTTTCTGTTGGTTGACAGGCACGACTTACAAACTCGAACGGCACCCGCGACCAGCGGAATGGATGGTCCCGGGAGTGGTTGGTAAGGCAGTTGCGGTTGCTACGCGGTTGGGTGCGCCCTCTCGGAAAGCGGCCGACGCGATGATTGCCGATCTGGAAGTCGCGTTGGGTAGTCCGTCGTTGCTCGGTCCAGCTCATCGCGCGATGGTCAAGATGCTTCAGGAATGCAAGCGCCACCGAAACGCACTTCTGATCGTGGAAAAGGAAAAGGGAAAGAGCCGCTCATTTGGAGGAGCCACCGCAACGAACGCGTTACGTGCCTTTGCAAGTTTGGCGGGGGCAGTTGTGGCGCAGCAGGACATGGAGGGAGTTCGAGACCACGAGACGGTCGAGGTGGGAAAGCCATGGCCGCTTACGGCACACCAGTTCAGACGGACCTTTGCCGTATTTGTCGCCAGAAATCTCATGGGAGATGTGCGTTATCTCCGCGAGCATTTCAAGCACTGGTCCATCGACATGACGCTCTATTACTCGAGGCAGGAAGCCGGCGTCGAGTCGTCCGTTATTGATCAGATCATGTTCGAGCGGGACGAGCTGCAGGCGGCAATTCTGGAAAAATGGATCAGTTCCGAGCGACCGCTTTCGGGCGGTGGAGGGCAACGGATCGTTGCGTTTCGCGATCGGCAGGAAGTGAAGACCGTATCGAACATGCAGGACTTCTGCCGCAGACTCGGTGAGGACGTGTTCATACGCGGCACCGGTCATTCATGGTGTCTCGCAAGCGGTTCAGGCTGCGGCGGGCATGGTCTCTACGACGCGATGCGTTGTACGTCGTGCAGTGAAGGCGTTATTGACGACAGCCACATCCAGATTTGGCAGGGCATTCGCAATCAACAGATCGAAGTGTTGAACTGTTCGGACATCGGGATGGCGTCGCGTCAGCGCTGCATTGACCACCTTGAAGCCGCAGAGCGCGTCCTGATCGATCTGGGCGTGGCGATCGAACCGCATCTTGTAGCAGACCGTCACTCGTCCAGGGAATTGCTCTCGTGA
- a CDS encoding TetR family transcriptional regulator: MKKSETRQALEMAIKRIRRGVTKVVPPGQRMSIAAVAREAGVSNATIHNRHPDIADMVRQLIGEVEPAKMDIERNRLKECQMKLAELRKEHAQLKIDLQRSQSINLRLLKENELLRKNSTHEANVFALRK; the protein is encoded by the coding sequence GTGAAGAAAAGTGAAACAAGGCAGGCGTTAGAGATGGCGATCAAGCGAATCAGGCGTGGAGTTACGAAGGTCGTGCCGCCTGGTCAGCGAATGAGCATTGCCGCGGTAGCGAGGGAGGCCGGCGTCAGCAACGCCACGATCCACAATCGCCACCCGGATATTGCAGACATGGTGCGGCAACTCATTGGTGAAGTCGAGCCCGCGAAGATGGACATCGAACGCAATCGGCTCAAGGAGTGCCAGATGAAACTGGCGGAGCTGCGCAAAGAGCATGCGCAACTGAAGATCGATTTACAACGCTCCCAGTCAATCAATCTTCGCCTTCTCAAGGAAAACGAGCTGCTGCGGAAAAACTCGACCCACGAAGCGAACGTATTCGCGCTACGCAAATGA
- a CDS encoding tyrosine-type recombinase/integrase, with product MIIVTDLSRTPELTDMAARLGIVNGQPFLVGEDGSFDRVLNTFLRSLVDPASPRPNTWRTYAYHLARFLKWLAQQEIAWRQVNRDVLRAYYTARRFVQTRPISARTWNNVAAALTRFYAWAVVAGEVPATPVSYREIRAGRIAAVPGIRPLRSSLTEHVSSIPVRYVPLRIYLSKVRPAFGGTRTAERDRAFADLLLATGMRVAEANSLLLADLPDPDAPECWGKKTIPLTLKRGTKGGKVRVIRIPIHVLRTVYRYVAEDRENALADISMSQRPAELWVTETGAPMKTARWHDVFRRASKTSGNQCTPHMLRHAFAIHQLTAMIQRLISDPTYRTDPHQPYRTLLKDPLRQLQRLLGHASLASTFIYLDCLEEVDRMIDDSLGDWTVPLQTRDEPR from the coding sequence ATGATCATCGTTACCGACCTGTCCAGAACACCTGAGTTGACCGACATGGCTGCGCGGTTGGGGATCGTCAATGGGCAACCGTTTTTGGTTGGGGAGGATGGTTCGTTTGATCGCGTGCTTAATACTTTTCTTCGTTCGCTGGTCGATCCTGCTTCGCCGCGTCCCAATACCTGGCGTACCTATGCCTATCACCTGGCACGTTTTCTGAAATGGCTCGCGCAACAGGAGATTGCCTGGCGTCAAGTGAATCGCGATGTTCTACGTGCGTATTACACCGCGCGGCGCTTTGTACAGACGAGGCCGATCTCTGCGCGTACCTGGAACAATGTGGCTGCGGCTCTGACCCGTTTCTATGCGTGGGCGGTTGTCGCTGGCGAAGTCCCAGCGACTCCCGTGTCATACCGCGAGATACGGGCTGGGCGTATCGCTGCCGTGCCCGGCATTCGGCCGCTTCGATCCTCTCTTACCGAGCACGTGTCGTCGATTCCGGTACGTTACGTTCCACTAAGAATCTACTTGTCAAAAGTTCGACCCGCATTCGGTGGCACTCGCACTGCTGAGCGCGATCGTGCGTTTGCGGATCTTTTATTGGCGACTGGCATGCGCGTGGCTGAGGCGAACAGTTTACTGCTTGCGGATCTGCCAGATCCCGACGCACCCGAATGTTGGGGCAAGAAAACCATACCGCTCACGCTCAAGCGGGGGACGAAAGGCGGCAAGGTAAGAGTCATTCGCATACCCATCCATGTTTTGCGCACGGTCTACCGGTATGTTGCCGAAGATAGGGAGAATGCGCTGGCCGATATTTCCATGAGCCAACGCCCTGCTGAACTGTGGGTAACCGAGACGGGGGCGCCAATGAAAACCGCCAGGTGGCACGACGTCTTCAGGAGAGCGTCGAAAACGTCGGGGAATCAGTGTACGCCCCACATGCTGCGTCACGCCTTTGCTATCCACCAACTCACGGCCATGATTCAGAGACTGATTTCCGATCCGACCTATCGCACCGATCCGCATCAGCCGTATCGCACGCTATTGAAAGATCCACTGCGGCAACTACAGCGCTTACTTGGACACGCCAGCCTTGCCTCCACATTCATTTACCTTGATTGTCTGGAGGAGGTTGACCGTATGATCGACGACAGTCTGGGAGACTGGACTGTTCCTCTACAGACGAGGGACGAACCGCGATGA
- a CDS encoding site-specific integrase, with protein MTQILPLKALDDTPWLAQGVLDLRARFRKIIDLVEYIDRPFLVDMVGTALWYMTQVDGCLSAWTSVISILRTWRLFCEFVDADVKAGWQEPQTIHDLTSHHFVRFAAFLVSRYPSQSTRSACFYHLTGCLQVLQANRSSIFAANFVVPVFPERQISVPGARRTPYTDAQMFEIVRICRREIAAVIHRLRIGRKLVVMGQDPSGYKRNAWRSQANVLWYVRHVLHGAPFLSSCVDKSAHPSLSSALHKHRAGYPSMDGTYAYLYPHIEDLTPFVILLHALLDENHQCIMDLRLGDIEPTENTRVCRIRFVKTRPARKEFTKLYGNTSIWSPGRIIHMIKLVTASLRQWTSDPELIDRLWVYLARRGEPVRAISEGEATRMVSEFGKRHGLPDLQLSRFRVTNLSRAYRLTGNLALIKDRARHAQMQTTVHYLTNPGTRDLHHASIETAQNEALTLLAGTVVASRNDESEAALIADHLRVGAEAATRIATGEQDVFIASCRDFYNRPDGPPNTPCDRPFACFTCRNAVWTSSILPRLIRFREFLEEQRAYLSSDEWQIRFGFPYRVITEAILPAFKPEIVSLAEAAATLESLYVPAAMRGN; from the coding sequence ATGACCCAGATCTTGCCGTTGAAAGCACTCGACGATACGCCGTGGCTGGCCCAGGGTGTGCTCGACCTGCGCGCCCGTTTTCGTAAAATTATCGACCTGGTTGAGTACATTGATAGGCCATTTCTGGTCGACATGGTAGGCACGGCACTCTGGTACATGACCCAGGTCGATGGTTGTCTGAGCGCCTGGACTTCGGTCATATCGATACTTCGGACGTGGAGGCTCTTCTGCGAATTCGTGGATGCCGACGTCAAGGCAGGCTGGCAGGAACCGCAGACCATTCACGATCTGACGTCACATCATTTCGTGCGCTTCGCGGCCTTTTTGGTTTCGAGGTATCCGTCGCAGAGCACGCGATCTGCTTGCTTCTACCATCTGACCGGCTGCCTTCAGGTTCTGCAAGCCAACCGGTCTTCCATCTTCGCAGCGAATTTCGTTGTGCCGGTGTTTCCAGAGCGTCAGATCTCGGTACCCGGGGCGCGAAGAACGCCCTACACCGACGCGCAGATGTTCGAGATTGTCCGGATTTGTAGGCGCGAAATTGCCGCGGTGATCCATCGCCTACGCATCGGCAGGAAATTGGTTGTGATGGGCCAAGACCCTAGTGGGTATAAGCGGAACGCTTGGCGCTCCCAGGCGAACGTCCTTTGGTACGTGCGTCACGTTCTGCACGGAGCGCCTTTCCTATCCTCATGCGTCGACAAGTCCGCACACCCATCCCTCAGTTCGGCATTGCACAAGCACCGGGCGGGTTATCCATCGATGGACGGAACCTATGCCTACCTCTATCCGCACATCGAAGATCTGACCCCGTTCGTAATCTTGTTGCACGCACTGCTCGACGAGAACCACCAGTGCATCATGGATCTAAGACTCGGAGACATTGAACCGACTGAGAACACCCGCGTTTGCCGGATCCGATTCGTAAAGACGCGTCCGGCGCGAAAGGAATTCACGAAGCTTTACGGCAATACATCGATCTGGTCGCCGGGGCGCATCATTCACATGATCAAGCTGGTTACTGCTTCCCTACGGCAGTGGACGAGCGACCCCGAGCTCATAGATCGCCTGTGGGTGTATCTTGCCCGGCGCGGAGAACCAGTACGTGCGATCTCGGAAGGTGAAGCCACGCGGATGGTGTCCGAGTTTGGGAAAAGGCATGGCCTTCCAGATCTGCAGCTGTCTCGATTTCGCGTAACCAATCTTTCCCGAGCCTACCGTCTCACGGGCAACCTTGCGCTTATCAAGGACCGCGCCCGTCATGCGCAGATGCAGACAACCGTGCATTACCTGACGAATCCGGGAACGCGCGATCTGCACCATGCCAGCATCGAGACGGCTCAGAACGAGGCTTTGACCCTCTTGGCGGGGACGGTCGTCGCGTCCCGGAATGATGAGAGCGAAGCCGCGCTGATTGCGGATCATCTGCGCGTCGGGGCCGAAGCAGCGACTCGCATTGCCACCGGTGAGCAGGACGTCTTCATCGCTTCGTGCAGGGACTTCTACAACCGACCTGATGGCCCACCCAACACTCCTTGCGATCGCCCCTTCGCTTGCTTCACGTGCCGCAACGCGGTCTGGACCAGCAGCATCCTACCGCGGCTTATCCGTTTCCGGGAGTTCCTTGAGGAACAGCGCGCGTACCTTTCCAGCGACGAATGGCAGATCCGCTTCGGCTTTCCCTATCGGGTCATCACCGAAGCAATTCTCCCCGCGTTCAAGCCTGAGATCGTCTCGTTAGCCGAAGCGGCGGCGACTCTTGAATCGTTATACGTGCCGGCTGCGATGAGGGGGAACTAA
- a CDS encoding phospholipase D-like domain-containing protein, with protein sequence MTTQYNYTRSAKERNSENAAVFWNNPEIATAYEGHFQSRLSYCQWYHG encoded by the coding sequence TTGACAACACAATACAACTACACGCGTTCAGCCAAAGAGCGCAATTCGGAGAACGCTGCGGTGTTCTGGAATAACCCGGAAATCGCGACCGCTTACGAGGGCCATTTTCAGAGCCGGCTTTCGTACTGTCAGTGGTATCACGGCTGA
- a CDS encoding H-NS histone family protein: MASNKRSYGDIQQQIQQLQQEAEQLRAEEAAGVLEDIRAKVATYGFTERDVFGRKRATQNGKKPQAGVPGEAKYLNPKTGQTWSGRGRAPAWIVSAKNRDRFLIAK, from the coding sequence ATGGCATCGAATAAACGAAGCTACGGCGACATCCAGCAACAGATTCAGCAGCTCCAACAGGAGGCAGAACAGCTCCGCGCCGAAGAGGCCGCAGGCGTGCTGGAAGACATCCGCGCGAAAGTCGCGACATATGGTTTTACTGAGCGCGATGTTTTTGGGCGCAAGCGCGCAACACAGAATGGTAAAAAGCCGCAGGCGGGCGTGCCCGGCGAAGCGAAATACCTCAATCCGAAGACCGGGCAAACATGGAGCGGACGCGGGCGTGCGCCTGCCTGGATTGTGAGCGCGAAAAATCGTGATCGTTTTCTGATCGCCAAATAA